In a genomic window of [Empedobacter] haloabium:
- a CDS encoding penicillin-binding transpeptidase domain-containing protein: MSPFLLPLQRLSAAWSAHRRAWRRAANLRRAAPRGRWRALGLPLAAILLAMTGAALIGGHARRLGDAVPQPGHAVSALQPYVPGAAFTVPAAGVRLLARSEGALAIVAGMRAAPPVRVDLCRQLRDPGRGDALVPLRLGYRAGDVRRWAAGPASAPRNVVLVPDGMPRLELSGSATGDFDGAPLRLSWQGTAVAHWLGDGAVVTGPAGQGGLARQGWLAWPGGALSIERRASATCPAAGELLLRAWQPDQRSERAAVTAFGAGGSMTLALPPGDYRVPGALPAALEDAALFEALRQAGLLRLSRDGAIGLAPPDLAAWQAAPPAARAAALPEWAEVRIDDDSRKLLRRLYRQADGAYLRRQVELYNSERSLLAWRVPEGDDATWQASGATGPLAPMAALPPAAARLFETLPQGWRPWARVGRWPAGEQAVRLTWLPGRPAGGSERVRLMVAGRVTSVAGAAVETRPACDGRACGARDDVVELALRPHPGVRAVVVTARPLATARLQRPGERRYRHLRVVAGRIEWQALGPAAPLPATPPAGPVTIADRHGTPLWADGQPTRAAVRAGLATLVGLRAEQDSGVAGQLLRAGAGTTGARLTVDLPLQALASDVLDCVGMRRGAWDGRRCAGGTAPPAGREAGVVLLDSENGDILAAAGVGNGRAEGADWAELRDFDRADPARSPLRLPALQHDGGARRSPGSTFKIVSALGLEMAARDDARLDDLLGGAPLARLDALAQQRGFDFATSAATYPVHADVHVTNYRELGLGSRVQDGRLGLAQALTYSLNTWFAWTGELSDATLFGRPDGGVPAAQALQPGALDEVRPILAAARRLGFEQPLRLDGGLLPADFDWRQYDALQATPARFDPIRSRHELRQMSIGLRMQATPLQMALAAGAIGQGATVAPRLLAQLDGRPARAAPAQPLDVRLDRIRAGMKGVIERGTAAAAFRCAGCAALRAGLYGKTGTAPVAMDATVWFTGWLEPGTLPGQRHRLAFAVFVSRSEAGGGDHAAPVIAALLSTLASRQTEGEMAMLIGQ; the protein is encoded by the coding sequence TTGCAGCGCCTGTCGGCCGCATGGTCGGCGCACCGCCGCGCCTGGCGCCGTGCCGCCAACCTGCGCCGGGCCGCGCCGCGCGGACGCTGGCGTGCCCTCGGCCTGCCGCTGGCTGCGATCCTGCTGGCCATGACGGGCGCCGCGCTGATCGGGGGACATGCGCGCCGCCTGGGCGACGCGGTGCCGCAGCCAGGGCACGCCGTGAGCGCATTGCAGCCCTATGTCCCGGGCGCCGCCTTTACCGTGCCGGCCGCCGGGGTGCGGCTGCTGGCGCGCAGCGAGGGCGCGCTGGCGATCGTGGCGGGCATGCGCGCCGCGCCGCCGGTGCGCGTGGACCTGTGCCGCCAGCTGCGCGATCCCGGCCGCGGCGACGCGCTGGTGCCGCTGCGGCTGGGCTACCGCGCCGGTGACGTGCGGCGCTGGGCCGCCGGCCCCGCGTCGGCCCCACGCAACGTGGTATTGGTGCCGGACGGCATGCCGCGCCTGGAGCTCAGCGGCAGCGCGACGGGCGACTTCGACGGCGCGCCCTTGCGGCTGTCGTGGCAGGGCACGGCGGTGGCGCACTGGCTGGGCGACGGCGCCGTGGTGACCGGGCCGGCCGGGCAGGGCGGGCTGGCGCGCCAGGGCTGGCTGGCCTGGCCCGGCGGCGCGCTGAGCATCGAGCGCCGTGCCAGCGCCACCTGCCCGGCGGCCGGCGAACTGCTGCTGCGGGCCTGGCAGCCGGATCAGCGCAGCGAGCGTGCCGCGGTGACGGCGTTCGGCGCCGGCGGCAGCATGACACTGGCGCTGCCGCCGGGCGACTACCGGGTCCCGGGCGCCCTGCCCGCCGCCCTGGAGGACGCCGCGCTGTTCGAAGCGCTGCGCCAGGCCGGCCTGTTGCGCCTGTCGCGCGACGGCGCCATCGGGCTGGCACCGCCCGACCTGGCCGCGTGGCAGGCCGCGCCGCCCGCCGCGCGTGCCGCCGCGTTGCCGGAATGGGCCGAGGTACGGATCGACGACGACAGCCGCAAGCTGCTGCGGCGGCTGTACCGCCAGGCCGATGGCGCCTACCTGCGGCGCCAGGTGGAGCTGTACAACAGCGAACGCAGCCTGCTGGCCTGGCGCGTGCCGGAGGGCGACGACGCGACCTGGCAGGCCAGCGGCGCGACCGGCCCGCTGGCGCCGATGGCCGCGTTGCCGCCGGCGGCGGCCCGGCTGTTCGAGACGCTGCCGCAGGGCTGGCGCCCGTGGGCACGGGTGGGGCGCTGGCCCGCCGGCGAGCAGGCGGTGCGGCTGACGTGGCTGCCGGGCCGTCCCGCTGGCGGGAGCGAGCGGGTACGCCTGATGGTGGCCGGGCGGGTGACGAGTGTCGCCGGCGCGGCCGTCGAGACGCGGCCCGCCTGCGACGGCCGCGCCTGTGGTGCCCGTGACGACGTGGTGGAGCTCGCATTGCGGCCGCATCCGGGCGTGCGCGCCGTCGTCGTCACCGCGCGGCCGCTGGCCACCGCACGGCTGCAGCGGCCCGGCGAGCGGCGCTACCGCCACCTGCGCGTCGTCGCCGGGCGCATCGAATGGCAGGCGCTCGGGCCGGCGGCGCCGTTGCCGGCCACGCCGCCCGCCGGGCCCGTGACGATCGCCGACCGTCACGGCACGCCGCTGTGGGCGGACGGCCAGCCGACCCGGGCCGCCGTGCGCGCGGGCCTGGCCACGCTGGTGGGCCTGCGGGCGGAACAGGACAGCGGGGTGGCGGGCCAGCTGCTGCGCGCCGGCGCCGGCACCACGGGCGCACGCCTGACGGTGGACCTGCCGCTGCAGGCGCTGGCCAGCGACGTGCTGGACTGCGTCGGCATGCGGCGCGGCGCGTGGGATGGCCGCCGCTGCGCCGGCGGTACGGCGCCGCCGGCCGGGCGCGAGGCCGGCGTCGTGCTGCTCGACAGCGAGAACGGCGACATCCTGGCCGCGGCCGGCGTCGGCAACGGCCGGGCCGAAGGCGCCGACTGGGCCGAGCTGCGCGATTTCGACCGTGCCGACCCCGCGCGCAGCCCGCTGCGCCTGCCCGCGCTGCAGCACGACGGCGGCGCCCGGCGCAGCCCCGGGTCCACGTTCAAGATCGTCAGCGCGCTCGGCCTGGAGATGGCCGCGCGCGACGATGCACGCCTGGACGACCTGCTGGGCGGCGCGCCACTGGCCCGGCTCGACGCCCTGGCGCAGCAGCGCGGCTTCGATTTCGCCACGAGCGCCGCCACCTATCCCGTCCATGCGGACGTGCACGTGACGAACTACCGCGAGCTGGGGCTGGGCAGCCGGGTGCAGGACGGGCGCCTGGGCCTGGCGCAGGCGCTGACGTACAGCCTGAACACGTGGTTCGCGTGGACCGGCGAACTGTCCGACGCCACGCTGTTCGGCCGGCCCGACGGCGGCGTGCCGGCCGCGCAGGCCCTGCAGCCGGGCGCGCTGGACGAGGTGCGGCCGATCCTGGCCGCGGCGCGCCGCCTCGGCTTCGAACAGCCGCTGCGGCTGGACGGCGGCCTGCTGCCGGCCGACTTCGACTGGCGCCAGTACGACGCCTTGCAGGCCACGCCGGCGCGGTTCGATCCGATCCGCAGCCGCCACGAGTTGCGCCAGATGAGCATCGGCCTGCGCATGCAGGCGACGCCGCTGCAGATGGCGCTGGCGGCGGGCGCCATCGGCCAGGGTGCGACGGTGGCGCCGCGGCTGCTGGCGCAGCTGGACGGGCGCCCGGCCCGCGCCGCGCCGGCACAGCCGCTGGACGTGCGGCTCGACCGCATCCGCGCCGGCATGAAGGGCGTGATCGAGCGCGGTACCGCCGCCGCCGCCTTCCGCTGCGCCGGCTGTGCGGCCCTGCGAGCGGGCCTGTACGGCAAAACCGGCACGGCGCCCGTGGCGATGGATGCCACCGTCTGGTTTACCGGCTGGCTGGAACCCGGCACGCTGCCGGGCCAGCGCCACCGGCTGGCGTTCGCCGTCTTCGTCAGCCGCTCGGAGGCGGGCGGTGGCGATCATGCGGCGCCGGTGATCGCCGCGCTGCTGTCAACGCTGGCAAGCCGTCAAACAGAGGGCGAAATGGCCATGTTAATCGGGCAATGA
- a CDS encoding SUMF1/EgtB/PvdO family nonheme iron enzyme — MQTAREKIRELRALHEDGLLSQDEFDRRKNAILDAEYAPPGATAPPLAPRQGTELGLMVGQEIGPQHRRYRLERLIGMGGMGQVWQATDLATHAELGHSEIVAVKILPPQLTQSPVHARLLVEEATQARRLAHDNIVRVYEWAQDPATSSYFIIMECLEGEDLDAWLARNGRADLAAVERILRPVAAALQYAWERHQLVHRDLKPGNVFLTAAGHVKLLDFGIAAQARDAASRPGSMGERMPNAGTAGYRAPEAGTHRGQPSPKLDVYAVAVMIYQLLAGAMPFDDSRSARIAPVAPPGLNEAQWAVLQQGFAFDQDERFASVAALLDALLRAAGPSAAELAERERLRAQAEAEQARALAEAEQAARQVQAERPAPPPPVDARELERQRAAEAAELRRLELQRQMELAARRKAEAQAAALEKLKQDQVRRALEKQRRLEAEAQAAERKERLRQQLLARREADAQKARQAEEEKQRKAAQLKAEAAYRAEQERHRREQAARHAAELAAQLPTPGSPVADPSGVLRDPFVDGSGNGPDLVLIPTGRFEMGAHEYEHAQALKAGAQRAWLEREKPPHWVGIERSFALGRYPVTVGEWRRFVRATGWQPKLDFDWEHPGFRQDDDHPVVGISWYDAQDYLNWLCVMTGQVYRLPSEAEWEYACRAGSKTAFSFGNEIATTQANYDGNFNYGAGVKGEARGGTTKVGSFPPNPWGLYDMHGNVWEWVQDPVHDNYAGAPVDGSAWEQGGDPSRRVLRGGAWLYQPRYLRSAVRNGYSAFLSNDVVGFRVARRIG, encoded by the coding sequence ATGCAGACAGCCAGAGAAAAGATCCGCGAGCTGCGCGCGCTGCACGAGGACGGCCTGCTCAGCCAGGACGAATTCGACCGCCGCAAGAACGCCATCCTGGATGCCGAATACGCGCCGCCGGGCGCGACGGCGCCGCCGCTGGCACCGCGCCAGGGCACCGAGCTGGGGCTGATGGTGGGCCAGGAGATCGGTCCGCAGCACCGGCGCTACCGCCTAGAACGCCTGATCGGCATGGGCGGCATGGGCCAGGTGTGGCAAGCCACCGACCTGGCCACGCACGCGGAGCTGGGGCACAGCGAGATCGTCGCGGTGAAGATCCTGCCGCCGCAGTTGACGCAGAGCCCGGTGCACGCGCGCCTGCTGGTGGAAGAGGCCACGCAGGCGCGCCGCCTCGCCCACGACAATATCGTGCGCGTCTACGAATGGGCCCAGGACCCCGCCACGTCCAGCTACTTCATCATCATGGAATGCCTGGAAGGCGAGGACCTGGATGCCTGGCTGGCGCGCAACGGCCGGGCCGACCTGGCGGCCGTCGAACGCATCCTGCGGCCCGTCGCGGCGGCGTTGCAGTACGCGTGGGAACGGCACCAGCTGGTGCACCGCGACCTGAAGCCCGGCAACGTATTCCTGACGGCGGCGGGCCACGTCAAATTGCTCGATTTCGGCATCGCCGCGCAGGCGCGCGACGCCGCGTCCAGGCCCGGCAGCATGGGCGAGCGCATGCCGAATGCCGGCACGGCGGGCTACCGGGCGCCGGAGGCGGGCACGCACCGCGGCCAGCCCTCGCCCAAACTGGACGTGTACGCCGTGGCCGTCATGATCTACCAGTTGCTGGCTGGCGCCATGCCGTTCGACGACAGTCGTTCCGCCCGGATCGCGCCCGTTGCGCCACCCGGGCTGAACGAGGCCCAGTGGGCCGTGCTGCAGCAGGGTTTCGCCTTCGACCAGGACGAGCGCTTCGCCTCCGTGGCGGCGCTGCTCGACGCGCTGCTGCGCGCGGCCGGCCCCAGCGCCGCCGAACTGGCCGAGCGGGAACGCCTGCGCGCCCAGGCCGAGGCGGAACAGGCGCGCGCGCTGGCCGAGGCCGAGCAGGCCGCCCGCCAGGTGCAGGCCGAGCGACCGGCGCCGCCGCCGCCCGTCGATGCCAGGGAGCTGGAGCGGCAGCGCGCGGCCGAGGCGGCGGAACTGCGCCGCCTCGAACTGCAGCGCCAGATGGAGCTGGCGGCGCGGCGCAAGGCCGAGGCGCAGGCCGCCGCGCTGGAAAAGCTGAAGCAGGACCAGGTCCGGCGCGCGCTGGAGAAGCAGCGCCGCCTGGAGGCGGAGGCGCAGGCGGCCGAGCGCAAGGAAAGACTGCGCCAGCAATTGCTGGCGCGGCGCGAGGCCGACGCGCAGAAGGCGCGCCAGGCGGAAGAGGAAAAGCAGCGCAAGGCCGCGCAGCTGAAGGCGGAAGCGGCGTACCGCGCCGAGCAGGAACGGCACCGGCGCGAACAGGCCGCGCGCCACGCGGCCGAACTGGCGGCCCAGTTGCCGACGCCGGGCAGCCCCGTCGCCGACCCCAGCGGCGTGCTGCGCGACCCGTTCGTCGACGGCAGCGGCAACGGGCCGGACCTGGTGCTGATCCCGACCGGCCGCTTCGAGATGGGCGCGCACGAGTACGAGCATGCGCAGGCGCTCAAGGCCGGGGCGCAGCGCGCCTGGCTGGAGCGCGAGAAGCCGCCGCACTGGGTGGGCATCGAACGCTCGTTCGCGCTGGGGCGCTATCCCGTCACGGTGGGCGAATGGCGCCGCTTCGTGCGCGCCACCGGCTGGCAGCCCAAGCTGGACTTCGACTGGGAGCACCCGGGCTTCCGCCAGGACGACGACCATCCCGTCGTCGGCATCAGCTGGTACGACGCGCAGGATTACCTGAACTGGCTGTGCGTGATGACGGGCCAGGTGTACCGGTTGCCCAGCGAAGCGGAGTGGGAGTATGCCTGCCGGGCGGGCAGCAAGACCGCGTTCAGCTTCGGCAACGAGATCGCGACGACGCAGGCCAACTACGACGGCAATTTCAACTATGGCGCCGGGGTCAAGGGCGAGGCGCGCGGCGGCACCACCAAGGTCGGCAGCTTCCCGCCCAATCCCTGGGGCCTGTACGACATGCACGGCAACGTGTGGGAATGGGTGCAGGACCCGGTGCACGACAACTACGCGGGCGCCCCGGTGGACGGCAGCGCCTGGGAGCAGGGCGGCGATCCGTCGCGGCGCGTACTGCGCGGCGGCGCCTGGCTGTACCAGCCGCGCTACCTGCGTTCGGCGGTGCGCAATGGCTATTCGGCGTTCCTGTCGAACGACGTCGTCGGGTTCCGCGTGGCGCGGCGGATTGGCTAG
- a CDS encoding SMR family transporter, with protein sequence MKNWLFLAIAIISETIATSALKASAGFSRLWPSVAVVVGYGIAFYFLSLTLRTIPVGIAYAVWSGVGIVLVSLAGWFMYGQRLDAPALLGIALIVAGVVVMNLFSKSAAH encoded by the coding sequence ATGAAGAATTGGCTGTTCCTGGCCATCGCCATCATTTCCGAAACCATCGCCACCTCGGCCCTGAAAGCTAGTGCCGGCTTTTCGCGCCTGTGGCCTTCGGTCGCGGTCGTCGTAGGCTACGGTATCGCCTTCTATTTCCTGTCGCTGACCTTGCGCACGATCCCGGTCGGCATCGCGTATGCCGTGTGGTCCGGCGTGGGCATCGTGCTGGTCTCGCTGGCAGGGTGGTTCATGTATGGACAGAGGCTCGACGCGCCGGCGCTGCTGGGGATCGCGTTGATCGTGGCCGGGGTGGTTGTGATGAACCTGTTCTCGAAGTCCGCGGCGCATTAG
- a CDS encoding OsmC family protein, with amino-acid sequence MSTPITVIRDPSQPMRHIVHVRNHIVSTDVSVEEGGLDAGPSPHDLYDAALSACKALTVLWYARRKHIPVEDVRVSTERDDSDERKGTYRLAATLHLTGDLSATQREELLGVAQKCPVHKLMTSVTTEVTTRLAGEAA; translated from the coding sequence ATGTCGACACCGATCACCGTCATCCGCGACCCATCCCAGCCCATGCGCCACATCGTCCATGTGCGCAACCATATCGTCTCCACCGACGTCTCCGTCGAGGAAGGCGGCCTCGATGCCGGACCGTCGCCGCACGACCTGTACGATGCGGCGCTGTCGGCCTGCAAGGCGCTGACGGTGCTGTGGTACGCCAGGCGCAAGCACATCCCGGTCGAGGACGTGCGGGTCAGCACCGAACGTGACGACAGCGACGAGCGCAAAGGCACCTACCGTCTCGCCGCCACGCTGCACCTGACGGGCGACCTGAGCGCGACACAGCGCGAGGAACTGCTGGGCGTGGCACAGAAGTGCCCGGTACACAAGCTGATGACGAGCGTGACCACCGAGGTGACGACGCGGCTGGCGGGGGAGGCGGCATGA
- a CDS encoding pirin family protein: MSVAQLLKGHDKDLGGGFVVRRYLPAAVKQAVGPFIFFDHFGPIDVAPDADHDVRPHPHIGLATVTYLFEGAMDHRDSIGTFQRIEPGAINWMTAGRGIVHSERTPRDLVGRPHRTHGLQLWAALPQAHEEDPPSFSHTPSAAIPELTVDGATVRVLIGRAYGQVSPVPTFMETLYLDVQLPAGRELVLADLPAEAAIYPVAGSLLLDDAPLAAHLMALLDTAAPQRVRAQEDARFVVIGGAALDGRRFLFWNFVSSSKERLLRAAEDWEAQRFDPVPGETEFIALPKKPAGGTYL; the protein is encoded by the coding sequence ATGAGCGTCGCGCAACTGCTGAAGGGGCACGACAAGGACCTGGGCGGCGGCTTCGTCGTGCGGCGCTACCTGCCCGCGGCCGTCAAGCAGGCGGTGGGGCCGTTCATCTTCTTCGACCACTTCGGTCCCATCGACGTGGCGCCGGACGCCGACCACGACGTGCGCCCGCACCCGCACATCGGCCTGGCGACTGTCACCTACCTGTTCGAGGGCGCGATGGACCACCGCGACAGCATCGGCACGTTCCAGCGCATCGAGCCGGGCGCCATCAACTGGATGACGGCCGGGCGCGGCATCGTCCACTCCGAGCGCACCCCGCGCGACCTCGTCGGCCGCCCCCATCGTACCCACGGCCTGCAACTGTGGGCTGCGCTGCCGCAGGCGCACGAGGAGGACCCGCCGTCGTTCTCGCACACCCCAAGCGCCGCGATTCCCGAGCTGACGGTGGACGGTGCGACGGTGCGCGTGCTGATCGGCCGCGCCTATGGCCAGGTCTCGCCGGTGCCGACCTTCATGGAGACCTTGTACCTGGACGTGCAACTGCCGGCCGGGCGCGAGCTGGTGCTGGCCGACCTGCCGGCCGAGGCGGCGATCTATCCCGTCGCCGGCAGCCTGCTGCTGGACGATGCGCCGCTGGCAGCGCACCTGATGGCGCTGCTGGACACGGCGGCGCCGCAGCGGGTGCGGGCGCAGGAAGACGCGCGCTTCGTCGTCATCGGCGGCGCGGCGCTGGACGGCCGGCGCTTCCTGTTCTGGAATTTCGTGTCGTCTTCAAAAGAACGGCTGCTACGCGCGGCGGAGGATTGGGAGGCACAACGCTTCGACCCGGTGCCGGGCGAGACGGAGTTCATTGCGTTGCCGAAGAAGCCGGCGGGTGGAACGTATTTGTGA
- a CDS encoding FHA domain-containing protein, producing MNKCRNTDHPHCTFWVAPGQLVCEGGHAQPAPAAGADTPGQTMGQSYGLLSAVRNQRAPQASVVAPAQVQEAEPSYERLAAPIRVRPQLRISGFDPRAAGGRQTLKMELRGMPGDCAPRLALQLTSELIPNGASRQQFVRSVDGDWCPVFVEFSSRDREHGQYQITTQILSQLPGQPARKWECTFIILVPRLDASLTEIHRIFLSTHKNVRVMADDASIARVSGQGGDSMDIDVTARNAGIAHVDLSAPAGKVDLGFTTIAWDEDLIEIDMPRTGPAHPHPSRAASFVNAAPEAGTQRHVRLFALDECVFGRFELLDPEAHALLHHYTPDGIDTAGLTRRLSGRHAVIRRGSHGFEIEDVSRYGLLLDGVWPGKHKPVPLRLGMRIELSASIKGIAVLEVTGLLPHGVILHRIDDGARAECFIVLAPDTHPGYPLRRAQTAPAAAALPLLFHLDGGFWHLDAVTGKETALAPTVQADKLSRVMPHTRFASDAYPESWIIRTGALAHDTETAAPAEADHV from the coding sequence ATGAACAAATGCCGTAACACCGATCACCCGCACTGCACCTTCTGGGTCGCGCCGGGCCAGCTCGTCTGCGAAGGCGGCCATGCGCAACCCGCGCCGGCCGCGGGCGCGGACACGCCGGGGCAAACGATGGGACAGAGCTACGGCCTGCTGAGCGCCGTGCGCAACCAGCGCGCGCCGCAAGCCAGTGTGGTCGCGCCGGCGCAGGTCCAGGAAGCCGAACCGTCGTACGAACGCCTGGCGGCACCGATCCGCGTGCGCCCGCAACTGCGCATCAGCGGCTTCGACCCGCGTGCCGCCGGCGGCCGCCAGACCCTGAAGATGGAACTGCGCGGCATGCCGGGCGACTGCGCACCGCGACTGGCGCTGCAACTGACTTCCGAACTGATTCCGAACGGCGCGTCGCGCCAGCAGTTCGTCCGCTCCGTGGATGGCGATTGGTGCCCCGTGTTCGTCGAGTTCTCGTCGCGCGACCGCGAGCACGGCCAGTACCAGATCACCACCCAGATCCTGTCGCAGCTGCCGGGCCAGCCGGCGCGCAAGTGGGAATGCACTTTCATCATCCTGGTGCCGCGCCTGGATGCCAGCCTGACCGAGATCCACCGCATCTTCCTGTCCACCCACAAGAACGTGCGCGTGATGGCGGACGACGCATCGATCGCGCGCGTCTCGGGCCAGGGTGGCGACAGCATGGACATCGACGTCACCGCGCGCAACGCGGGCATCGCCCACGTGGACCTGTCCGCACCGGCCGGCAAGGTCGACCTGGGCTTCACGACCATCGCCTGGGACGAGGACCTGATCGAGATCGACATGCCGCGCACGGGCCCTGCCCACCCGCATCCGAGCCGCGCGGCCAGCTTCGTCAACGCGGCGCCGGAAGCGGGCACGCAGCGTCACGTGCGCCTGTTCGCGCTGGACGAATGCGTGTTCGGCCGCTTCGAGCTGCTCGATCCGGAAGCGCACGCGCTGCTGCACCACTACACGCCGGACGGCATCGACACGGCCGGCCTGACGCGGCGCCTGTCAGGCCGCCACGCCGTCATCCGCCGCGGCTCGCACGGTTTCGAGATCGAGGACGTGTCGCGCTACGGCCTGCTGCTGGACGGCGTCTGGCCCGGCAAGCACAAGCCCGTGCCGCTGCGCCTGGGCATGCGCATCGAGCTGTCCGCCAGCATCAAGGGCATCGCCGTGCTGGAGGTGACGGGCCTGCTGCCGCACGGCGTCATCCTGCACCGCATCGACGATGGCGCGCGCGCCGAGTGCTTCATCGTGCTGGCACCGGACACCCACCCCGGCTATCCGCTGCGCCGTGCGCAGACGGCGCCGGCCGCCGCCGCGCTGCCCCTGCTGTTCCACCTGGACGGCGGCTTCTGGCACCTGGACGCCGTGACCGGCAAGGAAACCGCGCTGGCACCGACCGTGCAGGCGGACAAGCTGTCGCGCGTGATGCCGCACACGCGCTTCGCCAGCGACGCTTATCCCGAGAGCTGGATCATCCGCACCGGCGCGCTCGCGCATGACACCGAGACGGCGGCGCCGGCCGAAGCCGACCACGTGTAA
- a CDS encoding SH3 domain-containing protein, protein MTLAETLHAGHGAPAYLLALALTLALAAALTPRHWWRRPTARGAAVLGGGTWALGALLLAALPLAPLIAAPDAVVEPPRTLAAGQAYRVHRDLNVRAQAGVGAARVTVIAAGALVTPTGERDGDWWRIRYGAAPQRLGWASSLWLRQATEP, encoded by the coding sequence ATGACGCTTGCCGAGACGCTGCATGCCGGCCATGGCGCGCCGGCCTACCTGCTGGCACTGGCGCTGACGCTGGCGCTGGCGGCCGCCCTGACGCCGCGCCACTGGTGGCGCCGGCCGACCGCGCGCGGCGCCGCCGTGCTGGGCGGCGGTACCTGGGCCCTTGGCGCGTTGCTGCTGGCGGCGCTGCCGCTGGCGCCGCTCATTGCGGCCCCCGATGCCGTGGTCGAGCCGCCACGAACGTTAGCGGCGGGACAAGCTTATCGCGTCCATCGCGATCTCAACGTGCGCGCCCAGGCAGGTGTCGGCGCGGCACGCGTGACGGTGATCGCGGCCGGCGCGCTCGTCACGCCGACCGGCGAGCGCGACGGCGACTGGTGGCGCATCCGCTATGGCGCGGCGCCCCAGCGGCTGGGCTGGGCGAGCAGCCTTTGGTTACGCCAGGCCACCGAACCGTGA
- a CDS encoding 2OG-Fe(II) oxygenase: MPTYVQHEVLGRIPDVFNAEAIWQTAGLALFARRPLLRDLLERCPREQRGRAATRCFAHVTLRLPQEDVDDDYHLTRGNRARELAETLAALHRKDFGDLLGQDEVRYHVAGADDLAAGEIEVRFGHAVYLPAPGEQVLFDVSASGDGANWHAVCPVYPDQRLALIGDGATGSAAPGWPFGGDGVILLINDGPDAEPVLQVRPKGAFDCVRDARPGHYTVTSRQGKRLLLKVARAGGASQPAVWKPRARDTAPPLGDEATAMPVRRASAHPGGTDATFAPGARARLTLAALALPRLSRYRGTGVTRLELAFDRTLALAPGSGAPALTLTVDAADALHAATPAGTQPLQLPATLAPLGERALQVNAVPAQLAERYGALVALPQPVAVPLAGQALFGRGSPALAGLRVLDGARCLAGADGLPQAGADRLGLSRSAFLCEAAPHGLLVTRQSANQALYQLDEQLHYVGTLDDQPALLPPGHHVVAGHYVLRYDA; encoded by the coding sequence ATGCCCACCTATGTCCAACACGAAGTCCTGGGCCGTATCCCGGACGTGTTCAACGCCGAAGCCATCTGGCAGACAGCCGGCCTGGCGCTGTTCGCCCGGCGCCCGCTGCTGCGCGACCTGCTGGAACGCTGCCCGCGCGAGCAGCGCGGCCGCGCCGCCACGCGCTGCTTCGCGCACGTGACCTTGCGCCTGCCGCAGGAAGACGTCGACGACGACTACCACCTGACCCGCGGCAACCGTGCGCGCGAGCTGGCCGAGACGCTGGCCGCGCTGCATCGCAAGGACTTCGGCGACCTGCTGGGCCAGGACGAAGTGCGCTACCACGTGGCCGGCGCCGACGACCTGGCGGCCGGCGAGATCGAGGTGCGCTTCGGCCATGCCGTCTACCTGCCGGCGCCCGGCGAGCAGGTCCTGTTCGACGTCAGCGCTTCTGGCGACGGCGCCAACTGGCATGCCGTCTGCCCCGTCTATCCCGACCAGCGCCTGGCACTGATCGGCGACGGCGCCACCGGCAGCGCCGCGCCCGGCTGGCCGTTCGGCGGCGACGGCGTGATCCTGCTGATCAACGATGGCCCCGACGCGGAACCCGTGTTGCAGGTGCGCCCGAAAGGCGCGTTCGACTGCGTGCGCGACGCCCGCCCCGGCCATTACACGGTGACGTCGCGCCAGGGCAAGCGCCTGCTGCTGAAGGTGGCGCGCGCCGGCGGCGCCAGCCAGCCCGCCGTGTGGAAGCCGCGCGCACGCGACACGGCGCCGCCGCTCGGGGACGAAGCGACGGCGATGCCGGTGCGGCGCGCCAGCGCCCACCCCGGCGGCACCGATGCCACCTTCGCGCCAGGTGCGCGGGCGCGCCTGACGCTGGCGGCGCTGGCCCTGCCGCGCCTGAGCCGCTACCGGGGCACCGGCGTCACCCGGCTGGAGCTGGCGTTCGACCGCACGCTGGCCCTGGCACCGGGCAGCGGCGCGCCCGCCCTGACGCTGACGGTCGACGCGGCCGATGCCCTGCACGCCGCAACGCCGGCCGGCACGCAACCGCTGCAGCTGCCGGCGACGCTGGCGCCGCTGGGCGAACGCGCGCTGCAGGTGAACGCCGTGCCGGCACAGCTGGCGGAACGCTACGGTGCGCTGGTCGCGTTGCCGCAGCCGGTGGCCGTGCCGCTGGCCGGCCAGGCACTGTTCGGCCGTGGCAGCCCGGCCTTGGCGGGCCTGCGCGTCCTGGACGGCGCGCGCTGCCTGGCCGGTGCCGACGGTTTGCCGCAGGCCGGCGCGGACCGCCTCGGCCTGTCGCGCAGCGCGTTCCTGTGCGAGGCGGCGCCGCACGGCCTGCTGGTCACGCGGCAGTCGGCCAACCAGGCCCTGTACCAGCTGGACGAGCAGCTGCACTATGTCGGCACGCTGGACGACCAGCCCGCCCTGTTGCCGCCGGGTCATCACGTGGTGGCCGGTCATTACGTGCTGCGCTACGACGCATGA